The following proteins come from a genomic window of Blastococcus sp. HT6-30:
- the pyk gene encoding pyruvate kinase: MSRRAKIVCTLGPATNSAEQITALVESGMDVARLNFSHGSHEDHASAYARVREASDRIGRAVAILADLQGPKIRLGTFADGPVRWETGSQICITVEDVAGTAERVSTTYRNLANDVRVGDRLLVDDGNLSLSVVGVEGPDVFCLVVEGGQVSDNKGLSLPGVAVSVPPLSDKDERDLRFALHLGVDFIALSFVRSPTDVTLVRDIMHQEDLYVPVIAKLEKPEAVRNLDAIVEAFDGIMVARGDLGVELPLEQVPLVQKRAIQAARERNKPVIVATQMLESMISNSRPTRAEASDVANAVLDGADAVMLSGETSVGQYPIGAVRTMDRIISAVENDHLWVPEVARRSRSRSGAIVRAARDIGESLDVKALATFTQTGETARRLAALHPRQPLLAFTVDARVRSLLALSWGVETFLVPAVEHTDDMVEQVDFSLLSIGRLQVGDRVVVVAGSPPNTVGSTNLIRVHEVGTDS; this comes from the coding sequence ATGTCCCGCCGCGCGAAGATCGTCTGCACCCTGGGCCCGGCCACGAACTCCGCCGAACAGATCACTGCCCTGGTCGAGTCGGGGATGGACGTGGCCCGCCTCAACTTCAGCCACGGGTCGCACGAGGACCACGCGTCGGCCTACGCCCGGGTGCGCGAGGCCTCCGACCGCATCGGTCGCGCGGTGGCGATCCTCGCCGACCTGCAGGGCCCGAAGATCCGTCTGGGCACGTTCGCCGACGGCCCGGTGCGCTGGGAGACCGGCAGCCAGATCTGCATCACCGTCGAGGACGTCGCCGGCACCGCCGAGCGGGTGTCGACCACCTACAGGAACCTGGCCAACGACGTCCGGGTCGGTGACCGGTTGCTGGTCGACGACGGCAACCTCTCGCTCAGCGTGGTGGGGGTGGAGGGCCCGGACGTCTTCTGCCTCGTCGTCGAGGGCGGGCAGGTCTCCGACAACAAGGGCCTCTCGTTGCCCGGCGTCGCGGTGAGCGTGCCCCCGCTGTCGGACAAGGACGAGCGGGACCTGCGCTTCGCTCTGCACCTGGGCGTGGACTTCATCGCGCTGTCGTTCGTACGCTCGCCGACCGACGTCACGCTGGTCCGCGACATCATGCATCAGGAGGACCTGTACGTCCCCGTCATCGCCAAGCTGGAGAAGCCGGAGGCGGTGCGGAACCTCGACGCGATCGTGGAGGCCTTCGACGGGATCATGGTCGCCCGCGGTGACCTGGGCGTCGAACTGCCCCTCGAGCAGGTGCCGCTGGTGCAGAAGCGGGCGATCCAGGCCGCGCGGGAGCGCAACAAGCCGGTCATCGTCGCCACCCAGATGCTCGAGTCGATGATCAGCAACTCCCGGCCCACCCGCGCCGAGGCCTCCGACGTGGCCAACGCGGTGCTCGACGGGGCCGACGCGGTCATGCTCTCGGGGGAGACCTCGGTGGGGCAGTACCCCATCGGCGCCGTCCGCACGATGGACCGCATCATCAGCGCGGTCGAGAACGACCACCTGTGGGTGCCCGAGGTGGCGCGCCGGTCGCGGTCCCGGTCGGGCGCGATCGTCCGTGCGGCCCGGGACATCGGCGAGTCGCTGGACGTGAAGGCGCTGGCCACCTTCACCCAGACCGGTGAGACGGCCCGCCGGCTGGCCGCCCTGCACCCGCGGCAGCCCCTGCTCGCCTTCACCGTGGACGCCCGGGTGCGCAGCCTGCTCGCCCTCTCCTGGGGGGTGGAGACGTTCCTGGTGCCCGCGGTGGAGCACACCGACGACATGGTGGAGCAGGTGGACTTCTCGCTGCTGTCGATCGGCCGGCTCCAGGTCGGTGACCGGGTGGTCGTCGTCGCCGGCAGCCCGCCCAACACGGTCGGCTCCACCAACCTCATCCGGGTGCACGAGGTGGGAACCGACTCGTGA
- a CDS encoding acyl-CoA thioesterase II, translating into MSDRPQDTQAAALLSVLDLAEREPDVFVGKTPSTERQRIFGGQVAGQALVAAGRTVPGERGVHSLHSYFLRPGDPAEEIRYSVDRIRDGRSFSTRRVIACQRRRGEDVAIFALTADFHAGEPAVAEHSLPMPQAPGPDEMMGTEEIVARHGERAAFMAAMGRVVEQRFLHDPFAAPPKSPPNTQSWTWFRVAGELHDDPVVQAAALTFVSDLTLLSAGFARLGGGWPDFIGASLDHAVWFHRPVRADDWLLYETDSPAAAAGRALCFGQVWSADGTHVATVAQEGLIRSLDR; encoded by the coding sequence GTGAGCGACCGGCCGCAGGACACCCAGGCCGCGGCGCTGCTGTCGGTGCTCGACCTCGCCGAGCGGGAGCCCGACGTGTTCGTCGGGAAGACGCCGAGCACCGAGCGGCAGCGCATCTTCGGCGGGCAGGTGGCCGGTCAGGCGCTCGTGGCGGCCGGGCGCACGGTGCCGGGCGAGCGCGGGGTGCACTCCCTGCACTCCTACTTCCTGCGTCCCGGCGACCCGGCGGAGGAGATCCGCTACTCCGTCGACCGCATCCGCGACGGGCGGTCCTTCTCCACCCGGCGGGTCATCGCCTGCCAGCGGCGCAGGGGCGAGGACGTGGCGATCTTCGCGCTGACCGCGGACTTCCACGCCGGGGAGCCCGCCGTCGCGGAGCACTCGCTGCCGATGCCGCAGGCCCCCGGTCCGGACGAGATGATGGGCACCGAGGAGATCGTCGCCCGGCACGGGGAGCGGGCGGCGTTCATGGCGGCGATGGGGCGGGTCGTCGAGCAGCGGTTCCTCCACGATCCGTTCGCGGCGCCGCCCAAGTCGCCACCGAACACGCAGTCGTGGACCTGGTTCCGGGTCGCGGGCGAGCTGCACGACGACCCGGTCGTGCAGGCGGCGGCGCTGACGTTCGTCAGCGACCTGACGCTGCTCTCGGCGGGGTTCGCCCGCCTGGGCGGTGGCTGGCCGGACTTCATCGGGGCGAGCCTCGACCACGCGGTGTGGTTCCACCGGCCGGTGCGCGCCGACGACTGGCTGCTCTACGAGACCGACAGCCCCGCGGCGGCGGCCGGCCGCGCGCTGTGCTTCGGGCAGGTCTGGTCCGCCGACGGCACCCACGTCGCCACCGTCGCCCAGGAAGGGCTCATCCGGTCGCTGGACCGCTGA
- a CDS encoding aminotransferase class V-fold PLP-dependent enzyme, with product MTEPAPHMTPEQFRRHGHEVVDWIADYWTRIGSFPVRSQVTPGDVRDALPASVPEQGEPFSAVLADLDRVVMPGITHWQHPGFFGYFPANTSGPSVLGDLVSAGLGVQGMSWVTSPAATELEQHVMDWFAELLGLPESFRSTGTGGGVVQDSSSGANLVALLAALHRASGGATVRQGVQPERATVYVSSETHSSMEKAVRIAGLGTDAVRIVEVDGDLAMNPGALAARLERDVARGHRPVLVCATVGTTSTTAVDPLAAIGPICQQYGVWLHVDAAYAGVSAVAPELRELQAGVEWADSYTTDAHKWLLTGFDATLFWVADRAALTGALAILPDYLRNAATDAGAVVDFRDWQVPLGRRFRALKLWFVVRWYGADGLRAHIRGHVALAQELAAWAAADERFDVVAPHPLSLVCLKPRWPEGVDSDVATMTLLDRLNDGGEVFLTHTTVRREPVLRVAVGSPATTRAHVERVWALLTEGHDWLAADFAAQAAEQAAARAAERELAERERAERAARAEAGIRVVPADDLPGVADTAAALDETDAADRGGAGTGGETLSGPATG from the coding sequence GTGACCGAGCCCGCACCGCACATGACTCCCGAGCAGTTCCGGCGACACGGCCACGAGGTCGTGGACTGGATCGCGGACTACTGGACGCGGATCGGCTCCTTCCCGGTGCGCTCGCAGGTCACGCCGGGCGACGTCCGGGACGCCCTCCCCGCCTCGGTCCCGGAGCAGGGCGAACCGTTCTCGGCCGTCCTGGCCGACCTGGACCGGGTCGTGATGCCCGGGATCACGCACTGGCAGCACCCCGGCTTCTTCGGCTACTTCCCGGCCAACACCTCGGGGCCGTCGGTGCTCGGCGACCTGGTCTCGGCGGGGCTGGGCGTGCAGGGCATGTCATGGGTGACCAGCCCGGCCGCCACCGAGCTCGAGCAGCACGTCATGGACTGGTTCGCCGAGCTGCTCGGCCTGCCGGAGTCCTTCCGCTCCACCGGTACCGGCGGTGGCGTCGTCCAGGACTCGAGCTCGGGCGCCAATCTGGTCGCGCTGCTGGCCGCCCTGCACCGCGCGAGCGGCGGGGCGACCGTGCGCCAGGGCGTCCAGCCCGAACGCGCCACCGTCTACGTGTCCAGCGAAACGCACTCCTCGATGGAGAAGGCGGTGCGGATCGCGGGCCTGGGCACCGACGCGGTCCGCATCGTGGAGGTCGACGGCGACCTGGCGATGAACCCCGGTGCGCTCGCCGCCCGGCTGGAGCGCGACGTCGCCCGCGGTCACCGCCCCGTGCTGGTGTGCGCGACCGTCGGCACCACGTCCACCACCGCCGTGGACCCGCTGGCCGCCATCGGGCCGATCTGCCAGCAGTACGGCGTCTGGCTGCACGTCGACGCCGCCTACGCGGGCGTGAGCGCCGTCGCCCCGGAGCTGCGGGAGCTGCAGGCCGGCGTCGAGTGGGCCGACAGCTACACGACCGACGCGCACAAGTGGCTGCTCACCGGCTTCGACGCCACCTTGTTCTGGGTCGCCGACCGCGCCGCCCTCACCGGTGCGCTGGCGATCCTCCCCGACTACCTGCGCAACGCCGCCACCGACGCCGGCGCGGTGGTCGACTTCCGCGACTGGCAGGTGCCGCTGGGCCGGCGCTTCCGGGCGCTGAAGCTGTGGTTCGTGGTCCGCTGGTACGGCGCCGACGGGTTGCGCGCGCACATCCGCGGGCACGTCGCCCTGGCCCAGGAGCTGGCCGCGTGGGCGGCGGCCGACGAGCGCTTCGACGTCGTCGCCCCGCACCCGCTCTCGCTGGTCTGCCTGAAGCCCCGGTGGCCCGAGGGCGTGGACTCCGACGTCGCCACCATGACCCTGCTCGACCGGCTCAACGACGGCGGCGAGGTCTTCCTCACCCACACCACCGTGCGACGGGAGCCGGTCCTCCGGGTGGCCGTCGGCTCCCCCGCCACCACCCGGGCGCACGTCGAGCGGGTGTGGGCGCTGCTCACCGAGGGCCACGACTGGCTCGCGGCCGACTTCGCCGCCCAGGCGGCGGAGCAGGCCGCCGCACGGGCCGCCGAGCGGGAGCTCGCCGAGCGCGAGCGCGCGGAGCGGGCAGCCCGGGCCGAGGCCGGGATCCGCGTGGTCCCCGCCGACGACCTCCCCGGAGTCGCGGACACGGCTGCCGCCCTCGACGAGACGGACGCGGCCGACCGGGGCGGGGCCGGCACGGGCGGGGAGACGCTCAGCGGTCCAGCGACCGGATGA
- a CDS encoding response regulator, with translation MTSEPIRVLIAEDEALIRLDLKEMLEEEGYTVVAEVGDGQQAVDRAAELRPDLVILDIQMPVLDGLSAAERIATSRIAPVIVLTAFSQRELVERARDAGAMAYLVKPFSKNDLVPAIEVARGRFAELTALDGEVKDLEERLETRKVVEKAKGRLMADQGMSEAEAFRWIQRTAMNQRTSMKALAESILTATATPDESPA, from the coding sequence GTGACCAGCGAGCCGATCCGCGTCCTGATCGCCGAGGACGAGGCGTTGATTCGTCTCGACCTCAAGGAGATGCTCGAGGAGGAGGGGTACACCGTCGTCGCCGAGGTCGGCGACGGTCAGCAGGCGGTCGACCGCGCTGCAGAGCTGCGCCCCGACCTGGTCATCCTGGACATCCAGATGCCGGTGCTCGACGGGCTCTCCGCCGCCGAGCGGATCGCCACCTCGCGTATCGCGCCGGTCATCGTGCTCACCGCGTTCAGCCAGCGGGAGCTGGTGGAGCGGGCGCGGGACGCCGGCGCGATGGCCTACCTGGTGAAACCCTTCTCGAAGAACGACCTCGTGCCGGCCATCGAGGTCGCGCGGGGCCGGTTCGCCGAGTTGACCGCCCTGGACGGGGAGGTCAAGGACCTCGAGGAACGGCTGGAGACCCGGAAGGTCGTCGAGAAGGCGAAGGGCCGGCTGATGGCCGACCAGGGCATGAGCGAGGCCGAAGCGTTCCGCTGGATCCAGCGCACCGCGATGAACCAGCGGACCAGCATGAAGGCGCTCGCGGAGTCGATCCTGACGGCCACCGCGACGCCCGACGAGAGCCCCGCCTGA
- a CDS encoding ABC transporter substrate-binding protein, whose translation MRTGTTARSIAVTGAALLALSACGGGDSGGDTADGGNGGGGGGGEKQVNVYGTDGNMGNALGEDFEEEGALAGMKGTAPLTELSGDFMDRLEGVYPGLQDYNYAGETYDAIILSALAAQAAGTNDANVFKAYVNGITFGGETCEDFAACKEILDGGGNPDYDGVSGPLSFTDAGEPAQASFGLLQFGEDNTLDEDATEFVIAGDEANAATDEGPAPAPAGTTGDPLIIGTLLPETGNLAFLGPPEIAGARLAVEDINAAGGVLGQPVQLIERDSGDPTTDIATQSVDQLLQAGANVIVGAAASGVSLTVIDAITGAGVMQISPANTSDQFTTYDDNGLYFRTAPPDTLQARALADMISADGNSTVGIMALNDPYGTGLAENTVNNLMSAGLSEDAIVSLTYDPQAANFDSEVQRMVEFNPDAIVVIGFEESSRIIQTLNQNGIGPQR comes from the coding sequence ATGCGCACTGGCACTACTGCCCGCAGCATCGCCGTCACCGGTGCTGCCCTGCTCGCGCTCAGCGCCTGCGGTGGCGGCGACAGCGGTGGCGACACCGCCGACGGCGGCAACGGTGGCGGCGGCGGCGGCGGCGAGAAGCAGGTCAACGTCTACGGCACCGACGGCAACATGGGAAATGCCCTCGGTGAGGACTTCGAGGAGGAGGGCGCGCTCGCGGGGATGAAGGGCACCGCGCCCCTGACCGAGCTGTCCGGCGACTTCATGGACCGCCTGGAGGGCGTCTACCCCGGTCTCCAGGACTACAACTACGCCGGCGAGACCTACGACGCCATCATCCTCTCCGCCCTGGCCGCACAGGCGGCGGGGACCAATGACGCCAACGTGTTCAAGGCCTACGTCAACGGCATCACTTTCGGCGGCGAGACGTGCGAGGACTTCGCTGCGTGCAAGGAGATCCTCGACGGGGGCGGCAACCCCGACTATGACGGCGTCTCCGGGCCGCTGAGCTTCACCGACGCCGGCGAGCCGGCGCAGGCGAGCTTCGGGCTCCTTCAGTTCGGCGAGGACAACACCCTCGACGAGGACGCCACCGAGTTCGTCATCGCCGGCGACGAGGCCAACGCCGCCACCGACGAGGGCCCTGCGCCGGCGCCCGCAGGGACGACCGGTGACCCGCTGATCATCGGCACGCTGCTGCCGGAGACCGGCAACCTGGCGTTCCTCGGGCCTCCGGAGATCGCCGGGGCGCGGCTGGCCGTCGAGGACATCAACGCGGCCGGTGGCGTGCTGGGTCAGCCCGTGCAGCTGATCGAGCGGGACTCCGGTGACCCGACGACCGACATCGCGACCCAGTCGGTCGACCAGTTGCTGCAGGCCGGGGCGAACGTGATCGTCGGTGCGGCGGCCTCCGGTGTGAGCCTCACGGTCATCGACGCCATCACCGGCGCCGGCGTCATGCAGATCTCGCCGGCGAACACGTCCGACCAGTTCACGACCTACGACGACAACGGCCTGTACTTCCGCACGGCGCCGCCGGACACCCTTCAGGCCCGCGCGTTGGCCGACATGATCAGTGCCGACGGCAACAGCACCGTCGGAATCATGGCTCTCAACGACCCGTACGGCACCGGCCTGGCCGAGAACACGGTGAACAACCTGATGAGCGCGGGCCTCTCCGAGGACGCGATCGTCAGCCTCACCTACGACCCGCAGGCGGCGAACTTCGACTCCGAGGTGCAGCGGATGGTGGAGTTCAACCCCGACGCGATCGTCGTCATCGGGTTCGAGGAGTCCTCACGGATCATCCAGACCCTCAACCAGAACGGCATCGGGCCGCAGCGCTGA
- a CDS encoding ABC transporter ATP-binding protein, with protein MSTMDNPASEDPQFQVGHGGDSGTPGERALARDASPDEEMSPAEQAATREAHVGLAEGALVRADEIVAGYVPGVNILNGCDFYLKEGELVGIIGPNGAGKSTLLKTLFGLIPVRSGTVSLRGQDITSAPAHRLVSLGVGYVPQNNNVFPSLTLEENMQMGVYLRPNTFKERFDYVIDLFPLLGERRKAKAGTLSGGERQMVAMGRALMMDPSVLLLDEPSAGLSPAYQDEVFIRCRRINATGVSIIMVEQNARRCLQICDRGYVLDQGRNAYTDTGESLMHDPKVIELYLGTLAKAH; from the coding sequence ATGAGCACCATGGACAACCCTGCCAGCGAGGACCCGCAGTTCCAAGTGGGCCACGGCGGCGACAGCGGCACACCCGGCGAGCGGGCTCTGGCCCGGGACGCCTCCCCGGACGAGGAGATGTCCCCGGCCGAGCAGGCGGCCACCAGGGAGGCGCACGTCGGGCTCGCCGAGGGTGCCCTCGTGCGCGCCGACGAGATCGTCGCCGGCTACGTGCCGGGGGTGAACATCCTCAACGGCTGCGACTTCTACCTCAAGGAAGGCGAGCTGGTCGGCATCATCGGCCCCAACGGGGCCGGGAAGTCCACCCTGCTCAAGACTCTCTTCGGGCTCATCCCCGTTCGATCCGGAACGGTCTCGCTGCGCGGTCAGGACATCACGTCCGCGCCGGCGCACCGACTGGTGTCCCTGGGCGTCGGCTACGTACCGCAGAACAACAACGTGTTCCCCTCGCTCACACTCGAAGAGAACATGCAGATGGGCGTGTACCTGCGGCCGAACACCTTCAAGGAGCGCTTCGACTACGTCATCGACCTGTTCCCCCTGCTGGGCGAGCGGCGGAAGGCCAAGGCGGGGACGCTATCCGGCGGGGAGCGGCAGATGGTCGCCATGGGCCGCGCGTTGATGATGGATCCGTCGGTGCTCCTGCTGGACGAACCCTCCGCCGGGCTCTCCCCTGCCTACCAGGACGAGGTGTTCATCCGCTGCCGACGGATCAACGCCACCGGTGTCTCGATCATCATGGTCGAGCAGAATGCGCGCCGATGCCTGCAGATCTGTGACCGCGGCTACGTGCTAGACCAGGGGCGGAACGCCTACACCGACACCGGCGAGTCACTCATGCACGACCCGAAGGTCATCGAGCTGTACCTGGGCACCCTCGCCAAGGCGCACTGA
- a CDS encoding ABC transporter ATP-binding protein, with protein sequence MPAEPTPTTGAHAASASPAHRRLAQVALKDIPWEVGVGKPDPIIALDGVTRTFGGLTAVAVDHLEIQRGGITGLIGPNGAGKTTLFNLMTGFDQPNSGSWTFDGRSLNDLPPHKVARLGVVRTFQLTKALSRLTVLQNMLLGAQGQSGESFFKALVPGTWRAQERANTEKAMDLLHRFKLDAKKDDFAGTLSGGQRKLLEMARALMSDPKVVMLDEPMAGVNPALTQSLLGHVKDLREQGMTVIFVEHDMDVVRDISDWVVVMAAGNVIAEGPPESISQNQAVVDAYLGAHHDAPLIIEEEDQVLAEAEDAITRQKGPEGTGHGGTSR encoded by the coding sequence ATGCCCGCTGAACCGACCCCTACGACCGGTGCGCACGCCGCCTCGGCGAGCCCGGCCCACCGGCGGCTGGCCCAGGTGGCGCTCAAGGACATCCCGTGGGAGGTGGGCGTCGGCAAACCGGATCCGATCATCGCCCTGGACGGCGTCACCCGGACATTCGGCGGTCTGACCGCCGTCGCGGTCGATCACCTCGAGATCCAGCGCGGCGGCATCACCGGTCTGATCGGGCCCAACGGCGCCGGCAAGACGACGCTGTTCAACCTGATGACCGGGTTCGACCAGCCGAACTCCGGCAGCTGGACGTTCGACGGTCGTTCGCTGAACGATCTGCCGCCGCACAAGGTGGCTCGCCTGGGCGTCGTCCGGACCTTCCAGCTGACCAAGGCGCTGTCCCGACTGACCGTGCTCCAAAACATGCTTCTGGGCGCGCAGGGACAGAGCGGTGAGAGCTTCTTCAAGGCGCTCGTACCAGGAACCTGGCGAGCGCAGGAGAGGGCGAACACCGAGAAGGCGATGGACCTGCTGCACCGGTTCAAGCTCGACGCCAAGAAGGACGACTTCGCGGGCACGCTCTCCGGCGGGCAGCGCAAGCTGCTGGAGATGGCGCGCGCGCTCATGAGCGACCCGAAGGTCGTCATGCTCGACGAGCCGATGGCCGGGGTGAACCCGGCCCTCACCCAGAGCCTCCTCGGGCACGTCAAGGACCTGCGCGAGCAGGGCATGACGGTGATCTTCGTCGAGCACGACATGGACGTCGTCCGTGACATCAGCGACTGGGTCGTCGTGATGGCCGCGGGCAACGTGATCGCGGAGGGGCCTCCGGAGTCGATCAGCCAGAACCAGGCCGTGGTCGACGCCTACCTCGGTGCCCACCACGACGCCCCCCTCATCATCGAGGAGGAGGATCAGGTCCTCGCCGAGGCGGAGGACGCCATCACACGCCAGAAGGGCCCCGAGGGGACCGGCCACGGAGGGACGTCCCGATGA
- a CDS encoding branched-chain amino acid ABC transporter permease, which translates to MSELLNAIAIAGKSALGFQAIFFALLAIGINVQFGYTGLLNFGQIAFAMLGGFGVAISVSKWGLPFWVGVLVGILAAVVLALLLGLPTLRLRADYLAIATIATAEGLRLLFRSVSATPVTNGTRGISAFNGDFIALAPWDTSRRYRLLGTSWSGGELWVALVGWVLVALACLLVWALVRSPWGRVVRSIREDEDAVRSLGKNVYVYKMQALVLGGILGALGGMVYAVGTGSAIPDQYQNANTFLAYAVLILGGAARVLGPVVGAMMLLFILQFADTGLRALIGNGVIPEGLLSSTDVAQIRFVLVGLGLMLLLVFRPQGVFGDRREVMLDAR; encoded by the coding sequence ATGAGCGAACTCCTGAACGCGATCGCCATCGCGGGCAAGTCGGCCCTCGGCTTCCAGGCGATCTTCTTCGCGCTGCTGGCCATCGGCATCAACGTCCAGTTCGGCTACACCGGGTTGCTGAACTTCGGCCAGATCGCCTTCGCGATGCTGGGCGGGTTCGGCGTCGCCATCTCAGTGAGCAAGTGGGGACTGCCCTTCTGGGTGGGCGTCCTGGTCGGCATCCTCGCCGCCGTGGTCCTGGCGCTCCTGCTGGGCCTGCCGACACTGCGGCTGCGCGCGGACTACCTGGCGATCGCCACGATCGCCACGGCCGAGGGACTGCGACTGCTCTTCCGATCGGTCTCCGCGACACCGGTCACCAACGGCACCCGCGGGATCTCTGCCTTCAACGGTGACTTCATCGCGCTCGCCCCGTGGGACACCAGCCGGCGGTACCGGCTCCTCGGCACCAGCTGGTCCGGCGGTGAGCTGTGGGTGGCGCTGGTCGGCTGGGTGCTCGTCGCCCTGGCCTGCCTGCTCGTGTGGGCCCTGGTACGCAGCCCCTGGGGACGGGTCGTCCGCTCGATCCGCGAGGACGAGGACGCCGTCCGTTCGCTGGGCAAGAACGTCTACGTCTACAAGATGCAGGCGCTTGTCCTCGGCGGCATCCTCGGCGCGCTGGGCGGCATGGTGTACGCCGTCGGCACCGGATCGGCGATCCCGGACCAGTACCAGAACGCCAATACGTTCCTCGCCTATGCGGTGCTGATCCTGGGCGGTGCCGCTCGGGTGCTCGGCCCGGTCGTCGGCGCCATGATGCTGCTGTTCATCCTGCAGTTCGCCGACACGGGCCTGCGGGCACTCATCGGCAACGGTGTGATCCCCGAGGGCCTGCTCTCCTCGACGGACGTGGCGCAGATCCGCTTCGTCCTGGTGGGGCTCGGGCTGATGCTGCTGCTGGTCTTCCGTCCGCAGGGCGTCTTCGGCGACCGACGAGAGGTGATGCTCGATGCCCGCTGA
- a CDS encoding carboxypeptidase regulatory-like domain-containing protein, translated as MRLLLVLAFGLGLAALTPGVAHAEGEQLLGTLQTSVSGPIEGVQIEVTTPDGEEIDTVETDENGRWSVDLPGPGEYVVTLDADELPEGVALAGEDNRTVTVDAGRQQAVIIGLTDGSRNSGGGTIRAVQLLVEGIRFGLLIAMAAVGLSLIFGTTGLTNFAHGELVTIGAVAAWFINVHGGVPLIPAALIAMVVGAAVGALNELGLWRPLRRRGTGLIAALVVSIGLSLLLRYLVQVVYGGRSSPYQGTGGGRATDYGAFRLTNADLVSIIISVVVLVLVALMLQRTKIGKAMRAVADNRDLAASSGIDVNRVILVVWMMGGALAALGGVLLGLSDQVQWDMGFRLLLLMFAGVTLGGLGTAYGALLGSLIVGVFVQLSTLVIPNDVKYVGGLLLLIVILVIRPQGILGSRVRVG; from the coding sequence GTGCGGCTGCTGCTCGTGCTGGCGTTCGGCCTGGGCCTGGCTGCTCTGACGCCTGGCGTCGCTCACGCCGAGGGCGAGCAGCTCCTCGGCACGCTGCAGACCAGTGTCAGCGGTCCCATCGAGGGCGTGCAGATCGAGGTCACCACTCCGGACGGCGAGGAGATCGACACCGTCGAGACCGACGAGAACGGCCGCTGGTCGGTGGACCTCCCGGGTCCGGGTGAGTACGTCGTCACCCTCGACGCCGACGAACTACCCGAAGGCGTCGCGCTGGCCGGTGAGGACAACCGCACCGTCACCGTGGACGCCGGACGGCAGCAAGCGGTGATCATCGGCCTCACCGACGGCAGCCGGAACTCCGGCGGTGGCACCATCCGTGCCGTCCAGCTGCTGGTGGAGGGCATCAGGTTCGGGCTGCTGATCGCCATGGCGGCTGTCGGCCTCTCGCTGATCTTCGGCACGACGGGTCTGACGAACTTCGCGCACGGCGAGCTGGTGACCATCGGCGCGGTCGCCGCCTGGTTCATCAACGTCCACGGCGGAGTGCCGTTGATCCCCGCCGCGCTGATAGCCATGGTGGTCGGCGCGGCGGTCGGCGCGCTCAACGAACTAGGCCTGTGGCGACCGCTCCGCCGTCGCGGCACCGGGCTCATCGCCGCGCTGGTCGTCTCCATCGGCCTCTCGCTGCTGCTCCGCTACCTGGTGCAGGTCGTCTACGGCGGCCGGTCCAGTCCGTACCAGGGAACCGGCGGCGGGCGAGCCACCGACTACGGGGCATTCCGTCTGACGAACGCCGACCTCGTCTCGATCATCATCTCCGTCGTCGTCCTGGTACTCGTCGCCCTGATGCTGCAGCGCACCAAGATCGGCAAGGCGATGCGGGCGGTCGCCGACAACCGTGACCTGGCTGCCTCCTCGGGCATCGACGTCAACCGGGTCATCCTGGTGGTCTGGATGATGGGTGGTGCGCTCGCCGCACTCGGCGGCGTGCTCCTGGGCCTCTCGGACCAGGTCCAGTGGGACATGGGCTTCCGGCTCCTGCTGCTGATGTTCGCCGGGGTGACCCTCGGCGGGCTGGGCACCGCGTACGGGGCCTTGCTGGGCAGTCTGATCGTCGGCGTCTTCGTCCAGTTGTCGACGCTCGTCATCCCCAACGACGTCAAGTACGTCGGGGGCCTGCTCCTCCTGATCGTGATCCTCGTCATCCGGCCCCAGGGGATCCTGGGCAGCCGTGTCCGGGTGGGCTGA